In Devosia sp. 1566, a single genomic region encodes these proteins:
- a CDS encoding LysR substrate-binding domain-containing protein — MLNNVSLPALRAFEAASRLGSFRDAAGELGLSASAISHAVLGLERALGVSLFERHHRAIRLTSDGSMLMRHATAAFEELRIGLEQVASIRSGLLRLHCAPTFAIQVLSPRLPRFLAENPGLEVKIAASTEYARFSDGEFDADIVYGRPKEEGITILPIGEETIGPLCSPELARSIKAASDLRSVALIRSDLKRVQWADWFDANDLDSVPKPHMSFDRSFMAIAAAANGLGVALESHWLAEPEMRSGRLVAPLQGFAKDISYEGHFLCHPRSGERRQLVRRLSEWLERELADH, encoded by the coding sequence ATGCTCAACAACGTTTCACTACCCGCTCTTCGCGCTTTTGAGGCTGCCAGCCGCCTAGGTTCGTTTCGCGACGCAGCGGGTGAGCTCGGCCTCTCCGCTAGCGCCATCAGCCACGCCGTGCTGGGGCTCGAACGCGCTCTGGGCGTGAGCCTGTTCGAACGTCATCACCGCGCAATCCGTCTCACCAGTGATGGCAGCATGCTGATGCGACATGCCACCGCCGCGTTCGAGGAATTGCGCATTGGTCTTGAGCAGGTTGCTTCGATCCGCTCCGGGCTTTTGCGGCTGCATTGCGCGCCGACTTTTGCCATCCAGGTACTGTCGCCGCGACTGCCACGGTTCCTCGCGGAAAATCCTGGCCTTGAGGTAAAGATCGCCGCAAGCACCGAATATGCTCGTTTTTCGGATGGGGAGTTTGACGCCGACATCGTCTATGGCCGGCCAAAAGAAGAAGGCATTACGATTCTGCCGATCGGAGAGGAAACCATCGGCCCGCTGTGCTCACCTGAACTGGCTCGCAGCATCAAAGCAGCTTCGGACCTGCGAAGCGTGGCACTGATCCGCAGCGATCTCAAACGCGTACAATGGGCTGACTGGTTCGACGCCAATGACCTCGACTCCGTGCCCAAGCCCCACATGAGCTTCGACCGGAGTTTTATGGCGATCGCGGCCGCCGCAAACGGGTTGGGCGTGGCGCTCGAGTCGCATTGGCTAGCTGAGCCCGAGATGCGCAGCGGACGTCTGGTGGCGCCGCTCCAGGGGTTTGCTAAGGATATCAGCTATGAGGGGCACTTCTTGTGCCACCCGAGATCGGGAGAACGACGTCAACTGGTTAGGCGGTTGTCGGAGTGGTTAGAACGGGAATTGGCTGATCACTAG
- a CDS encoding HlyD family efflux transporter periplasmic adaptor subunit has product MAKIRSWWALALVVVVLGAVGFLAWQRLSAEDELQGIASGNGRIEATEIDISALSAGRIDRIEAEEGEFVHQGDVLVQMDLMQLEARKHQAEAELRRATIGVETANNLVTQAEAEQRAAAAAVEQAEAARAAAAARLARTEALAGRDVATQQSLDDATAQNQQAEAAVASAEASLAASEAKINTARAQVIDAEAAVEAAQAALEAVQVSIDDATLESPRDGRVQYRIAQDGEVVGAGSRILNLVDLEDVYMTFFLPTAAAGQLDVGAEARLVLDAAPEYVIPARISYVADVAQFTPKTIETADEREKLMFRVRAQVDPALLEKYSNFVKAGMPGTAYVRIDPNVEWPQFLGNLLE; this is encoded by the coding sequence ATGGCCAAGATCCGATCTTGGTGGGCACTGGCCTTGGTGGTCGTCGTCCTGGGTGCAGTGGGGTTTCTGGCCTGGCAAAGACTATCCGCCGAAGACGAGTTACAAGGCATCGCCTCGGGCAACGGACGTATCGAGGCGACCGAGATCGATATCTCGGCGCTGTCGGCAGGCAGGATAGACCGGATCGAGGCGGAGGAAGGCGAGTTCGTGCACCAGGGCGATGTCCTGGTGCAGATGGACCTCATGCAGCTCGAGGCCCGCAAGCACCAGGCTGAGGCAGAGCTGCGCCGTGCAACGATTGGCGTGGAAACGGCAAACAACCTTGTCACCCAGGCCGAGGCCGAGCAACGGGCGGCGGCTGCTGCCGTCGAACAGGCCGAGGCAGCGCGGGCAGCAGCGGCAGCGCGGCTAGCACGTACGGAGGCGCTGGCCGGAAGGGACGTCGCAACGCAACAGTCGCTGGACGATGCGACTGCCCAAAACCAGCAGGCCGAGGCCGCCGTCGCCTCGGCCGAGGCCTCGCTGGCGGCCAGCGAGGCCAAGATCAACACGGCCCGCGCCCAGGTCATCGACGCAGAGGCCGCGGTCGAGGCGGCGCAGGCTGCGCTTGAAGCGGTGCAGGTCTCCATCGATGACGCCACCCTCGAGTCCCCGCGTGACGGCCGGGTTCAGTATCGCATCGCCCAAGATGGGGAGGTTGTGGGAGCGGGCAGCCGCATCCTCAATCTCGTCGATCTCGAAGATGTCTACATGACCTTCTTCCTGCCAACCGCCGCAGCAGGGCAGTTGGATGTCGGGGCTGAAGCCCGGCTGGTTCTGGATGCCGCGCCTGAATATGTCATCCCGGCGCGCATCTCCTATGTCGCGGATGTCGCGCAGTTCACCCCCAAAACCATCGAGACAGCCGATGAGCGCGAAAAGCTGATGTTCCGCGTGCGCGCCCAAGTTGATCCCGCGCTGCTGGAAAAATACAGCAATTTCGTCAAGGCCGGCATGCCCGGCACAGCCTATGTCCGCATCGATCCCAATGTCGAATGGCCCCAATTCTTGGGAAATCTTCTCGAATGA
- a CDS encoding SDR family NAD(P)-dependent oxidoreductase, which translates to MLLEGRTAVISGAASARGIGRATAELFASHGARIAILDLDGHASQSVAQELPGSGHIGIQCDVSEEGSCQAAAQQAIEHFGRINILINNAGITQPLKTMEIRLANWAKVIDVNLTGVLLLSQAFIPHMVEQGGGSVACMSSVSAQRGGGIFGGPHYSAAKAGVLGLAKAMAREFGPAGIRFNCVTPGLIQTDITGGKLTDEMRADIIKGIPLARLGDAIDVARIYLFLASDLSSYVTGATIDVNGGMLIH; encoded by the coding sequence ATGCTGCTCGAAGGCAGGACTGCAGTCATTTCCGGCGCCGCCAGCGCTCGCGGCATTGGTCGCGCCACAGCCGAATTGTTTGCGTCGCACGGCGCCCGGATTGCCATCCTCGACCTTGATGGGCATGCAAGTCAGTCCGTAGCCCAGGAACTTCCAGGCAGCGGGCATATCGGAATTCAGTGCGACGTGAGCGAAGAGGGTTCATGTCAAGCAGCAGCCCAGCAAGCTATCGAGCACTTCGGCCGCATCAATATCCTGATCAACAATGCCGGCATCACCCAGCCGCTCAAGACCATGGAAATCAGGCTGGCAAATTGGGCCAAGGTCATTGACGTCAACCTGACAGGCGTCCTCTTGCTCAGCCAGGCGTTCATTCCCCACATGGTCGAACAGGGCGGTGGTTCGGTCGCCTGCATGTCTTCGGTATCGGCGCAACGCGGTGGTGGCATTTTCGGTGGCCCTCACTACTCCGCAGCGAAGGCTGGCGTGCTCGGCCTCGCCAAGGCCATGGCCCGGGAATTCGGCCCTGCCGGCATCCGGTTCAATTGCGTAACACCGGGTCTGATCCAGACTGATATTACCGGTGGCAAGCTGACTGACGAGATGCGTGCCGACATCATCAAAGGCATTCCCTTGGCCCGCCTAGGCGATGCCATAGACGTCGCCCGAATCTATCTGTTTCTCGCATCCGATCTTTCCTCGTACGTCACGGGCGCCACGATCGACGTCAATGGCGGTATGCTGATCCACTGA